A window of Cohnella herbarum contains these coding sequences:
- a CDS encoding cell wall elongation regulator TseB-like domain-containing protein yields the protein MNLSRSEGQRKMPSLSLGRWLIVLAGFIVFVLVSAVLFVRSADSEYRSAEKQAIRIAKAQGGLAEVDEAVSHTWDETVWVVTGKDSEGTEWMIWERKDELIKKKISENISEQQMLAKFAEEHSGTPIRIIPGWFMNGPAWEVRYWNEKSQEHQSLDFFSFQDGKLLKTYVLSIQ from the coding sequence ATGAATTTAAGCCGTAGTGAAGGACAACGGAAAATGCCTTCGCTTTCGCTCGGAAGATGGTTAATCGTATTGGCGGGTTTTATCGTGTTCGTCTTGGTGTCGGCGGTACTGTTCGTCCGTTCGGCCGATTCGGAGTATCGCAGCGCGGAGAAACAGGCGATTCGAATCGCCAAGGCGCAGGGAGGACTCGCGGAAGTAGACGAAGCGGTCAGCCATACGTGGGACGAAACGGTCTGGGTCGTCACCGGCAAAGATTCCGAAGGCACGGAGTGGATGATCTGGGAGCGCAAAGACGAGCTAATTAAGAAAAAGATAAGCGAGAATATTTCCGAGCAACAGATGCTCGCTAAATTTGCCGAAGAGCATTCCGGAACTCCGATTCGAATCATACCCGGATGGTTCATGAATGGTCCGGCATGGGAAGTTCGTTATTGGAACGAGAAGAGCCAAGAGCATCAGTCGTTGGATTTCTTCTCTTTCCAAGATGGCAAATTACTTAAGACCTACGTATTATCCATTCAATAA
- a CDS encoding AAA family ATPase translates to MGSYAKEMAIGAIIVLFIFLLYVGLPPAIMVMGLLLFGAVFMLTRARGGLAMGAAGKKSAARKPEYLTFEDIGGQDQPKRELTEALDFLVHRDKIQKLGIRPLKGILLTGPPGTGKTLLAKAAAQYTHSAFIAASGSEFVEMYVGVGAGRIRDLFKEARQQAVKLKRNSAIIFIDEIDGIGGKRDGGQHREYDQTLNQLLTEMDGVQGDESVRVLLIAATNRKELLDSALLRPGRFDRQIQVDLPDKNGREHILKLHARNKPIAKDVSLGQIAEETFGFSGAQLESVMNEAAIYAMREESESVSAAHLTQAIDKVMMGERMDRETTREERERVAIHELGHAIVAENVRPESVAQVSLTPRGQALGYVRHHPQQDRYLYTLTVLEEQIMIALGGAVAEEIFYGGRSTGSRGDFEQATSIVRTMIESGMSELGIIHPQALTQEQWSAENGKILDALTERTRELLGKHKHSFSLSLDHLIREETLSGQQLREILSGQAA, encoded by the coding sequence ATAGGGTCATACGCGAAGGAAATGGCGATCGGCGCGATTATCGTATTGTTTATTTTCTTATTATATGTCGGATTGCCTCCGGCCATTATGGTGATGGGATTGTTGTTGTTCGGCGCTGTGTTTATGCTCACGCGTGCCAGAGGCGGCCTGGCGATGGGAGCTGCCGGTAAGAAATCGGCCGCGCGTAAGCCCGAATATTTGACGTTCGAGGATATAGGCGGACAAGATCAACCGAAGAGGGAATTAACGGAAGCATTGGATTTTCTCGTGCATCGCGACAAAATTCAGAAGCTCGGCATTCGGCCGTTAAAGGGCATCCTATTGACGGGACCTCCGGGAACGGGGAAAACGTTGCTGGCCAAAGCGGCTGCCCAGTATACTCATTCGGCATTCATCGCGGCATCCGGCAGCGAGTTCGTCGAAATGTACGTCGGCGTCGGCGCGGGGAGAATCCGCGATTTGTTCAAGGAAGCTCGGCAGCAAGCCGTAAAGCTAAAGCGCAATAGCGCGATTATCTTCATAGACGAAATTGACGGCATCGGCGGGAAAAGGGATGGCGGTCAGCATAGAGAGTACGATCAAACCCTTAACCAACTGTTAACCGAGATGGATGGCGTGCAAGGAGACGAGAGCGTTCGGGTGCTTCTCATCGCCGCGACGAACCGTAAGGAATTGCTCGATTCGGCCTTGCTGCGCCCGGGTAGATTCGACCGCCAAATTCAGGTCGATCTTCCGGACAAGAACGGCCGAGAGCACATTTTGAAGCTGCATGCCCGCAACAAACCGATCGCCAAGGACGTTTCTCTTGGGCAAATAGCGGAAGAGACCTTCGGATTTTCCGGAGCGCAGCTCGAAAGCGTCATGAACGAAGCCGCTATCTACGCGATGCGCGAAGAGTCCGAGTCGGTATCGGCGGCGCATCTGACTCAAGCGATCGATAAAGTGATGATGGGAGAGCGGATGGATCGGGAGACGACCCGCGAGGAACGCGAACGCGTAGCCATCCATGAGCTCGGACATGCGATCGTGGCGGAGAACGTACGTCCCGAAAGCGTCGCTCAAGTGTCGTTGACGCCACGCGGTCAAGCGTTAGGATATGTTCGCCATCATCCGCAACAGGACCGTTATTTATATACGCTCACGGTTCTCGAGGAACAAATTATGATCGCTCTCGGCGGAGCGGTAGCGGAAGAAATTTTCTACGGCGGCCGCAGCACGGGCTCCAGAGGAGATTTCGAGCAAGCGACGAGCATCGTCAGAACGATGATCGAATCCGGGATGTCGGAACTCGGCATCATTCATCCGCAAGCTTTAACGCAAGAGCAATGGTCGGCGGAAAACGGTAAAATCTTGGATGCATTGACTGAACGGACGAGAGAGCTGCTCGGAAAGCACAAGCATTCGTTCAGCCTTTCGCTCGATCATCTCATCCGCGAAGAGACTTTATCCGGCCAGCAGCTTCGCGAAATTCTGAGCGGTCAGGCGGCTTGA
- a CDS encoding RNA polymerase sigma factor, protein MDSQRNFDFLKYMVESDDNKGLLNELMTAYGKDVWNYAYSITRKWDMADDITQEVFIKVFRNMHAFRRDASVKTWLLTITRNTSIDFQRSAFFRKVTLSDVVEDYGERHSVEHDVVENSVVNDMWQMVLDLPKKYREVIILYAHNQLSLKEIAQVLDVTEGTVKSRMFHARQKLSKMKESSR, encoded by the coding sequence TTGGATTCCCAGCGTAATTTCGATTTCCTTAAATATATGGTTGAGAGCGATGACAACAAGGGTTTGTTGAACGAATTGATGACGGCTTACGGTAAAGACGTTTGGAACTACGCTTATAGCATTACCCGCAAATGGGACATGGCCGATGATATTACCCAAGAGGTATTTATCAAAGTATTCCGCAACATGCATGCCTTTCGCAGGGATGCGTCGGTGAAAACTTGGCTGCTCACGATCACGCGCAATACATCGATCGATTTCCAAAGATCCGCTTTCTTCCGCAAAGTCACCTTGTCGGACGTGGTAGAGGATTACGGGGAGCGCCATTCCGTCGAACATGACGTCGTGGAGAATTCGGTCGTGAACGACATGTGGCAAATGGTGCTGGATTTGCCTAAGAAGTACAGAGAAGTCATTATCCTTTATGCGCATAATCAGCTTTCATTAAAAGAAATCGCCCAAGTGTTGGACGTTACGGAAGGGACGGTAAAATCGCGAATGTTTCATGCCCGGCAAAAATTATCCAAGATGAAGGAGTCGAGCCGCTGA
- a CDS encoding 3-hydroxyacyl-CoA dehydrogenase family protein has translation MMFKIVGVVGAGTMGQSIAEMLAVKGLDVHLVEKTPEKLQSAREMLEQSLDRQMERWAITAAEKKLTLNRIHMETSLQYLADCELVIETISEDLESKMEVLRQLDGIVSKDTVLASNTSTLSLTELAGASQYPERVIGMHFVYPALRIDVVEIIRGLQTSDATFDKTKAFIVDNLAKKGVMVYESPGFVTTRLICLLINEALHLLEEGVASPEDIDDAMSLGYRFEHGPLEMADRFGLDSVLAALEKMFREYGELKYRPSFLLKKKVRAGQLGIKSGVGFFKYDKDGERLS, from the coding sequence ATCATGTTTAAGATCGTAGGCGTCGTAGGCGCGGGAACAATGGGTCAGAGTATAGCGGAGATGCTTGCCGTCAAAGGACTGGACGTGCATCTGGTAGAGAAAACGCCGGAAAAGCTTCAATCGGCAAGGGAAATGCTCGAGCAAAGTCTTGATCGGCAGATGGAGAGATGGGCGATTACGGCGGCGGAAAAAAAGTTGACGTTAAATCGTATACATATGGAAACGTCGTTGCAGTACTTGGCGGATTGCGAGCTCGTTATCGAGACGATAAGCGAAGATTTGGAAAGCAAGATGGAAGTGTTGCGTCAACTGGACGGAATCGTGTCGAAAGATACGGTTCTCGCAAGTAACACGTCGACGTTAAGCTTGACCGAGCTAGCAGGGGCGAGTCAATACCCGGAACGGGTTATCGGCATGCATTTCGTCTATCCTGCCCTCAGAATCGACGTCGTAGAGATTATTCGGGGCTTGCAAACCTCGGATGCCACGTTCGACAAAACGAAAGCTTTTATCGTCGATAATCTGGCCAAGAAAGGCGTCATGGTTTACGAGTCGCCCGGTTTCGTTACGACGCGGTTAATCTGTTTGCTGATCAACGAAGCGCTACATCTGTTAGAGGAGGGCGTTGCGTCCCCCGAAGATATCGACGATGCTATGAGCTTGGGATACCGCTTCGAGCACGGGCCGCTGGAGATGGCCGACCGGTTCGGATTGGATTCGGTGTTAGCCGCCCTGGAAAAAATGTTCCGAGAATACGGGGAATTGAAATACCGTCCTTCTTTCTTGCTCAAGAAGAAGGTCAGAGCGGGACAATTGGGAATCAAAAGCGGCGTAGGTTTCTTCAAGTACGACAAGGATGGTGAACGACTCTCATGA
- a CDS encoding acetate kinase, which yields MNILVINAGSSSLKYQLYNMKDEDVLAKGRVERIGMDSSILTHEVEHQPEMREVSEILDHTTAIKKVLDMLTHRKFGVLRNIQDIQAVGHRVVHGGESFSRSVLVDQGVKLEIRKLFDLAPLHNPAHMMGIMAVEANLPEVPQAVVFDTAFHQTMPPSSYLYAIPTVLYRKHQIRRYGFHGTSHDYVSKRTAEYLGKPLEQLKLITCHIGNGASCAAILHGKSYDTSMGMTPLEGLMMGTRSGDLDPAVVPFTINKEDLTLNEVNSMLNKHSGLLAISGISSDMREIVEAMNEGNEQAKLAFEMYAYRIRKYIGAYIAAMDGVDAIVFTAGVGENSDVLRKEVCKGLTFFGVVVDNERNSVRSSEPRRITSDESAVSVLVVPTNEELLIARDTYQLVLQLPQA from the coding sequence ATGAATATACTCGTAATTAACGCGGGGAGTTCCTCGCTCAAATATCAGCTCTACAATATGAAGGACGAAGACGTATTGGCTAAAGGCAGAGTGGAAAGAATCGGGATGGATTCCTCGATCTTGACCCACGAAGTCGAGCATCAACCGGAAATGCGCGAAGTGAGCGAAATACTGGATCATACGACCGCGATCAAGAAGGTATTGGATATGCTGACGCATCGCAAATTCGGGGTGCTACGGAACATTCAGGACATTCAGGCCGTCGGACATCGCGTCGTTCACGGCGGAGAATCCTTCAGCAGATCGGTTCTCGTGGATCAAGGCGTAAAGCTGGAAATTCGCAAGCTGTTCGATCTAGCTCCGCTGCACAATCCGGCCCACATGATGGGAATCATGGCGGTCGAGGCGAATTTGCCCGAAGTTCCGCAGGCGGTCGTATTCGATACGGCCTTTCATCAGACGATGCCGCCGAGCTCGTATCTGTACGCGATTCCGACGGTACTTTACCGCAAACATCAGATCCGCAGATACGGCTTCCACGGGACCTCTCACGACTACGTAAGTAAACGGACAGCGGAATATCTCGGAAAACCGCTTGAACAATTGAAGTTGATCACGTGTCATATCGGCAACGGAGCGAGTTGCGCGGCCATTCTGCACGGCAAATCGTACGACACGAGCATGGGAATGACTCCTCTTGAGGGGCTCATGATGGGGACCCGCAGCGGCGACTTGGATCCTGCCGTCGTCCCTTTTACGATCAACAAAGAGGATCTAACGTTAAACGAAGTGAACTCGATGTTGAACAAGCACAGCGGTTTGCTTGCGATTTCCGGTATCAGCAGCGATATGAGGGAAATCGTGGAAGCCATGAACGAAGGCAATGAGCAAGCTAAACTCGCGTTCGAGATGTACGCTTACCGGATTCGTAAATACATCGGCGCTTATATCGCGGCGATGGACGGCGTGGATGCGATTGTGTTTACTGCTGGCGTGGGCGAGAATTCGGACGTGCTGCGCAAGGAAGTGTGTAAAGGACTGACTTTCTTCGGCGTTGTCGTCGATAATGAAAGGAACTCGGTGCGATCCTCGGAACCAAGACGCATCACTTCCGATGAATCGGCGGTTAGCGTATTGGTCGTGCCGACGAACGAGGAGCTATTGATCGCTAGGGATACTTATCAGCTGGTGCTCCAACTACCGCAAGCTTAA
- the asnS gene encoding asparagine--tRNA ligase, giving the protein MDRIDLATIGDYVGQTVTFGGWLTRKRSSGKIQFLQIRDGMGYIQGVLVKAEVEESVWERAGQLTQESSFYVTGIVREEPRSSSGFELSVTGIKIIQIAKDYPITPKEHGVDFLMDHRHLWLRAPRQRAILRIRAVIISAIQSFFDERGFTLVDPPVLTPSSCEGTTNLFHTKYFEEDAYLTQSGQLYMEAAAMALGKVYSFGPTFRAEKSKTRRHLIEFWMIEPEMAFVDHEQNLIVQEQFIAHIVGQVLSQCRAELAVLERDVTALERVLPPFPRITYDEALELLKEIGMELPWGEDFGAPHETAIAEKFDRPVFITHYPASFKAFYMKPDPNRPEVVLCADMIAPEGYGEIIGGSQRIDDPELLASRFEEHELSEEAYGWYMDLRRYGSVPHSGFGLGLERAVAWICGLDHVRETIAFPRTLYRLYP; this is encoded by the coding sequence ATGGATCGAATAGATTTGGCTACGATCGGCGACTATGTCGGACAGACGGTTACTTTCGGAGGTTGGTTAACCCGAAAGCGCTCAAGCGGAAAGATCCAGTTTCTTCAAATTCGCGACGGAATGGGTTACATCCAGGGCGTCCTGGTTAAAGCGGAAGTCGAAGAATCCGTATGGGAACGGGCGGGGCAGCTGACGCAAGAAAGCTCCTTCTACGTGACGGGGATCGTCCGTGAAGAACCCCGCAGTTCTTCGGGATTCGAGTTATCCGTTACCGGAATCAAGATTATTCAAATCGCCAAAGACTATCCGATCACGCCGAAGGAGCACGGCGTCGATTTTCTGATGGACCATCGTCATCTGTGGCTGCGTGCTCCTAGACAACGTGCGATCCTTCGCATTCGGGCGGTCATTATTTCCGCGATTCAAAGTTTCTTCGATGAGCGCGGCTTTACGTTAGTCGACCCGCCGGTGTTAACGCCTTCCTCGTGCGAAGGAACGACGAATTTGTTTCATACGAAGTATTTCGAGGAAGACGCGTATTTGACGCAAAGTGGACAGCTATACATGGAAGCGGCTGCGATGGCTCTAGGTAAAGTCTATTCTTTCGGACCGACTTTCCGAGCCGAGAAATCCAAAACGCGCCGTCATTTGATCGAATTCTGGATGATCGAGCCGGAGATGGCTTTCGTCGATCATGAACAAAACTTGATTGTACAGGAGCAGTTCATCGCTCATATCGTCGGCCAAGTGTTAAGCCAGTGCAGAGCCGAGCTAGCGGTACTGGAGAGGGATGTAACGGCATTAGAGCGGGTTCTGCCGCCTTTCCCGCGTATTACTTACGACGAAGCGCTCGAATTGCTTAAAGAAATCGGAATGGAGCTGCCGTGGGGAGAAGATTTCGGAGCGCCGCATGAGACGGCCATTGCCGAGAAATTCGATCGTCCGGTGTTCATCACGCATTATCCGGCAAGCTTCAAAGCGTTCTATATGAAGCCCGACCCGAATCGGCCAGAAGTCGTATTGTGCGCGGACATGATCGCTCCGGAAGGTTACGGCGAGATTATCGGGGGCTCGCAAAGAATCGACGATCCGGAATTGCTGGCGAGCAGGTTCGAGGAGCATGAGCTGTCGGAAGAAGCTTACGGCTGGTATATGGATTTGCGCCGATACGGGTCGGTTCCGCATTCCGGGTTCGGGCTGGGGCTAGAGAGAGCGGTGGCTTGGATATGCGGCCTGGATCATGTTCGCGAGACGATTGCTTTCCCGCGTACGTTGTATCGATTGTATCCGTAA
- a CDS encoding DnaD domain-containing protein, translated as MNNDRNSLARGMAEAFMDGSVSIPYALLRTYRALKLNDTEGMLLLHLIAYRQLEQNDFPTIEQLQERLGCSPAIVGQTLQKLMKLGFVTIDEVFDPLTGVQSEKYNLAGLFQKMGQMLAAGELPIRGNTGNAAEETGATIGRIQPETSALRPNATVSGSSNLFVLFEQEFGRPLTPFEYETINGWLDQDQYADELIRFALKESVFAGKLHFNYIDRILLGWSRNRVTNVEEARLHAQKFRAGR; from the coding sequence ATGAATAATGATCGCAATTCGCTGGCAAGAGGGATGGCGGAAGCATTTATGGACGGCTCCGTCAGTATCCCGTACGCCTTGCTACGCACTTATCGCGCGCTTAAGCTGAACGATACCGAAGGAATGCTGCTGCTCCATTTGATCGCCTATCGCCAACTGGAGCAAAATGATTTTCCGACGATCGAGCAGCTTCAGGAGCGTCTAGGATGCTCGCCCGCGATCGTGGGGCAAACGCTGCAGAAGCTGATGAAACTAGGTTTCGTTACGATCGACGAAGTGTTCGATCCTCTGACGGGCGTACAATCCGAGAAGTATAATCTTGCCGGACTGTTCCAGAAGATGGGGCAGATGCTGGCGGCCGGGGAGTTGCCGATTCGCGGAAATACGGGGAACGCGGCAGAGGAAACCGGAGCAACGATAGGACGTATTCAACCCGAAACATCGGCGCTAAGGCCGAATGCGACGGTGTCGGGATCGAGCAATCTATTCGTTCTGTTCGAACAAGAGTTCGGACGTCCGCTAACTCCGTTCGAATACGAGACGATTAACGGCTGGTTGGACCAGGATCAATACGCCGACGAGCTCATTCGGTTCGCGCTGAAGGAATCGGTATTCGCCGGCAAGCTTCATTTTAATTACATTGATCGAATTTTGTTGGGATGGAGCCGCAACCGCGTCACGAACGTCGAGGAAGCCCGTCTGCATGCCCAGAAATTCCGAGCCGGACGTTAA